The following coding sequences are from one Pelecanus crispus isolate bPelCri1 chromosome 15, bPelCri1.pri, whole genome shotgun sequence window:
- the SH2D5 gene encoding SH2 domain-containing protein 5: protein MRKKPGNGRGPEPVAPQQRARGVAKPAEYVGSFAVEDLDLQQQAGRLEEQLQALKDCPRRRSVVLRFSLQGLKVYGADGETLLMAHALRRILYSTWRHADRQFAFVARNPRSPASTLFCHLFVGPPGEVQTLHLLLCRSFQLCYLLAHPEEQAGEGEPPGAGVLREPLNPEEVSRNVNALVSFRRLPAPAGLGSLGTGERRPETEGRAGTWRPGNPYCSPVLVRKKAIRSKVLRSGAYRDCGAESQLHQPPRDAAAAGWESKGARSLAFLPDDESVLAESVWAFAGIARDGGIALLRRDVPGAFLLRPEHGLAKRWCLWVRAPCGVVPYCLFRTQQGRFCVEHSNAEFASVAALLAHYSGVPGGCFCRLAPGRRNPGYEERDPGGGAGAWGEAAWAPAAPVGVQHERG, encoded by the exons ATGAGGAAGAAGCCGGGCAACGGGCGGGGGCCGGAGCCTGTGGCCCCCCAGCAGCGTGCCCGGGGCGTCGCCAAGCCGGCCGAG TACGTGGGCTCCTTCGCGGTGGAGGACCTGGACCTGCAGCAGCAAGCGGGgcggctggaggagcagctgcaggCGCTGAAG GACTGCCCCAGGAGGAGGTCGGTGGTGCTGAGGTTCAGCTTGCAGGGGCTGAAGGTCTACGGTGCCGACGGGGAG ACGCTGCTGATGGCGCACGCTCTCCGCCGCATCCTGTACAGCACGTGGCGACACGCCGACCGCCAGTTCGCCTTCGTGGCCCGCaacccccgcagccccgccagcACCCTCTTCTGCCACCTCTTCGTGGGGCCCCCGGGCGAG GTCCAGACCCTGCACCTCTtgctctgccgctccttccagctctgctaCCTCCTGGCGCACCCCGAGGAGCAGGCGGGCGAGGGGGAGCCCCCGGGGGCCGGGGTGCTGCGGGAGCCCCTCAACCCCGAGGAGGTGTCGCGCAACGTCAACGCCCTCGTCTCCTTCCGACGCCTGCCTGCGCCCGCCGGCCTCGGCTCCCTGGGCACAGGG GAGCGGCGGCCGGAGacggagggcagagctggcacctGGCGCCCGGGGAACCCCTACTGCTCCCCGGTTCTGGTGCGCAAAAAAGCCATCCGCAGCAAAGTCCTGCGCTCGGGGGCTTACCGGGACTGCGGGGCCGAGAGCCAGCTCCACCAGCCGCCTCGCGATGCCG CGGCGGCAGGATGGGAGAGCAAAGGGGCGAGGAGCTTGGCCTTCCTCCCCGACGACGAGAGCGTCCTCGCCGAGAGCGTGTGGGCCTTCGCCGGCATCGCCAG GGACGGCGGCATCGCGCTGCTGCGGCGGGACGTGCCCGGCGCCTTCCTCCTGCGCCCCGAGCACGGCCTGGCCAAGCGCTGGTGCCTGTGGGTGCGGGCGCCCTGCGGCGTCGTCCCCTACTGCCTCTTCCGGACCCAGCAGGGCCGGTTCTGCGTGGAG CACTCCAACGCCGAATTCGCCAGCGTGGCCGCCCTCCTGGCTCACTACtccggggtgccggggggctgctTCTGCCGCCTGGCCCCCGGCCGCCGCAACCCCGGCTACGAGGAGCGGgaccccggcggcggggccggcgcctgGGGGGAGGCCGCCtgggcccccgctgcccccgtcGGGGTGCAGCATGAGCGGGGTtag
- the KIF17 gene encoding LOW QUALITY PROTEIN: kinesin-like protein KIF17 (The sequence of the model RefSeq protein was modified relative to this genomic sequence to represent the inferred CDS: inserted 2 bases in 1 codon): MASEAVKVIVRCRPMNEREKALGCKAVVRMESVRGQCFLQNPAAAGEPPKQFTFDGAYYQEHNTEQIYNEIAYPLVEGVTEGYNGTIFAYGQTGSGKSFTMQGIVDPSTQKGIIPRAFEHIFESVQCAENAKFLVRASYLEIYNEDIRDLLGADTKQKLELKEHPEKGVYVKGLSLHTVHSVVQCERIMETGWRNRAVGYTLMNKDSSRSHSIFTVSMEICTVDERGQDHLRAAKLNLVDLAGSERQSKTGATGERLKEATKINLSLSALGNVISALVDGRCKHIPYRDSKLTRLLQDSLGGNTKTLMVACLSPADNNYDESLSTLRYANRAKNIKNKPCINEDPKDALLREYQEEIKKLKAILAEQMSASNSSGLLPTEMAHLEAKPAPPLKPELDLEAEKQLIREEYEERLAQLKASYEAEQASRAHLEEDISSLRNHYDLKLSALEENLRKEGADEAAATRTETTPDKTPLPEDSVAAADEEPTSAQHPAAPQTVQDAGSVSRGSAGAEVAVAAEGISTPADQQQVLARLRMLECQVVGGEQAKNKDLKEKHKHRKKYADERRMQLAAALQQSNEDSSDWVLLNVYDSIQEEVRAKSKLLEKVQKKLRAAETEIKDLQSEFELEKIDYLGTIRRLERDLMLFQQLLDQVQSLIRRDCNYSNLEKIKRESVWDEETGCWKIPEPVIQKTHLPAVPALPQPKPARKSPSAESRALTPEEDRYKLVLDRSDSETLASNYFRSTRASRILHPDPSEDRGKTRFFPYIASLHLHFPFFFFFFFLRERFFGSAPLTSAGIFRRTRPVFGLLRGGMPTAAPXPPRPFRLQALAFAPPTLSARRKKGKAGSNSRPL; encoded by the exons ATGGCCTCGGAGGCGGTGAAGGTGATCGTGCGCTGCCGGCCCATGAACGAGCGTGAGAAGGCTCTGGGCTGCAAGGCGGTCGTCAGGATGGAGAGCGTGCGGGGTCAGTGCTTCCTCCAAaaccccgccgccgccggcgagCCCCCGAAGCAGTTCACCTTCGACGGGGCGTACTACCAGGAGCACAACACGGAGCAGATCTACAACGAGATCGCCTACCCGCTCGTGGAG GGTGTCACCGAAGGCTACAACGGCACCATATTTGCCTACGGCCAGACTGGCAGCGGGAAGTCATTCACCATGCAGGGAATCGTGGATCCTTCTACACAGAAAGGCATAATACCCAGGGCATTTGAACACATTTTTGAGAGCGTGCAG TGTGCTGAAAATGCCAAGTTCTTGGTGAGAGCTTCCTACCTGGAGATTTACAACGAAGACATACGAGACCTTCTAGGAGCTGATACCAAGCAGAAGTTGGAG CTGAAGGAGCACCCAGAGAAAGGGGTGTACGTGAAGGGGCTCTCCCTGCACACAGTGCATAGCGTGGTCCAGTGCGAGCGGATCATGGAGACGGGCTGGAGAAACCGAGCGGTGGGTTACACCCTCATGAATAAGGATTCTTCCCGCTCCCACTCCATCTTTACTGTCAGTATGGAAATCTGCACCGTAG ATGAGCGAGGGCAGGATCACCTTAGGGCCGCAAAACTCAATTTAGTGGATCTGGCAGGAAGCGAGAGACAGTCAAAAACTGGAGCCACGGGTGAGCGGCTGAAAGAGGCCACCAAAATCAACCTCTCCCTCTCAGCTCTGGGCAATGTCATCTCGGCCCTGGTTGACGGCCGGTGTAAGCACATCCCCTACCGAGACTCCAAGCTGACCAGGCTGCTGCAAGACTCCCTCGGAGGGAACACCAAGACGCTGATGGTAGCGTGCTTATCTCCGGCTGATAACAACTACGATGAAAGCCTCAGTACTTTACGCTATGCTAATCGAGCGAAGAACATCAAGAACAAGCCCTGTATCAACGAGGACCCCAAGGATGCTCTGCTGAGGGAGTATCAGGAGGAGATTAAGAAGCTGAAGGCCATTCTAGCTGAACAGATGAGCGCGAGTAACTCTTCAG GGCTCCTACCCACTGAGATGGCTCACCTGGAAGCAAAGCCAGCTCCCCCCCTCAAACCCGAGTTAGATCTtgaagcagagaagcagctgatCAGAGAA GAGTACGAAGAGAGGCTGGCCCAGCTAAAGGCCAGCTATGAAGCGGAGCAGGCGTCCCGTGCCCACCTCGAGGAGGACATCAGTAGCCTGAGGAATCACTACGATCTCAAGCTGTCTGCTCTCGAGGAGAACCTCAGGAAGGAAGGTGCGGACGAAGCAG CTGCCACGAGGACTGAAACTACTCCTGACAAGACACCTTTGCCTGAAGACTCTGTCGCTGCAGCAGACGAAGAACCAACATCAGCCCAG CACCCAGCAGCGCCTCAGACCGTCCAAGACGCTGGCAGCGTGAGCAGGGgaagtgctggagcagaggtggCCGTTGCTGCTGAGGGGATTTCCACACCTGCAGACCAGCAGCAGGTGCTCGCCAG GCTGCGGATGCTTGAATGCCAGGTGGTAGGGGGGGAACAGGCCAAAAACAAGGACctcaaagaaaagcacaaacaCCGGAAAAAATATGCAGACGAGCGGAGGATGCAGCTGGCGGCCGCGCTGCAGCAATCAAATGAGGACAGCAGCGACTGGGTTCTGCTTAACGTCTACGACTCTATCCAGGAGGAGGTTCGAGCCAAGAGCAAGCTTCTGGAGAAGGTGCAGAAGAAG CTGCGCGCTGCCGAGACCGAGATCAAAGATCTGCAGTCGGAGTTTGAGCTGGAAAAGATTGATTACCTTGGCACCATCCGCCGCCTGGAGCGGGACCTGATgctcttccagcagctgctggatcAGGTGCAGTCCCTCATCCGGCGCGACTGCAACTACAGCAATTTGGAGAAGATCAAGCGTGAATCTGTCTGGGATGAGGAAACTGGCTGCTGGAAAATTCCAGAGCCTGTCATTCAAAAAACCCACCTGCCCGCAG TTCCAGCCCTGCCACAGCCCAAACCTGCCCGCAAGAGCCCTTCAGCCGAGAGCAGAGCGCTAACG CCCGAGGAAGACCGCTACAAGCTGGTGCTGGACAGGAGCGACAGCGAGACCCTCGCCAGCAACTACTTCCGATCCACACGAGCCAGCCGGATCCTCCACCCCGACCCAAGCGAGGACCGAGGTAAAACCCGCTTTTTCCCCTATATCGCCAGCCTTCacctccattttccttttttttttttttttttttttttgagggagcGCTTTTTTGGCTCGGCTCCCTTGACCTCAGCAGGGATTTTCCGCAGGACGAGGCCCGTTTTTGGCCTCCTGCGAGGAGGGATGCCCACCGCCGCCCC TCCACCCCGGCCCTTCCGCCTGCAGGCCCTCGCCTTCGCCCCGCCGACCCTCAGCGCCAGGCGCAAGAAGGGCAAAGCCGGCTCCAACAGCCGCCCCCTCTGA
- the DDOST gene encoding dolichyl-diphosphooligosaccharide--protein glycosyltransferase 48 kDa subunit, producing MAAAALRLWWLLAVAAAGAEGGPRTLVLLENGNLRDTHSLFFRSLADRGFDLTFRTADDAGLSLIKYGEFLYDNLIIFSPSIEDFGGNINVETITAFIDGGGSVLVAASSDIGDPLRELGSECGIEFDEERTAVIDHHNYDISDPGQHTLIVADAENLLKAPTIVGKAALNPILFRGVGMVADPDNPLVLDILTGSSTSYSFFPDKPITQYPHAVGKNTLLIAGLQARNNARVVFSGSLDFFSDAFFNSAVQKATPGSKRYSQTGNYELAVALSRWVFKEEGVLRVGAVAHHRVGELAPPNAYTVTDLVEYSIVIEKLSDGKWVPFDGDDIQLEFVRIDPFVRTFLKRNGGKYSVQFKLPDVYGVFQFKVDYNRLGYTHLYSSTQVSVRPLQHTQYERFIPSAYPYYAGAFSMMVGLFMFSIVFLHMKEKEKSD from the exons AtggcggcggccgcgctccgTCTGTGGTGGCTCCTGGCAgtggcggcggccggggctgagggggggcCCCGcaccctggtgctgctggagaaCGGCAACCTGCGGGACACGCACTCGCTCTTCTTCCGCAGCCTGGCGG ACAGGGGCTTCGATCTCACTTTCCGGACAGCGGATGATGCAGGCCTGTCCCTGATAAAATATGGAGAATTTCTGTATGACAACTTGATCATCTTCTCACCATCCATAGAAG ATTTTGGTGGAAACATCAACGTGGAGACCATCACCGCTTTCATCGACGGCGGCGGCAGCGTCCTCGTCGCCGCCAGCTCGGACATTG GTGACCCACTGCGAGAGCTGGGCAGTGAGTGTGGGATTGAGTTTGATGAGGAACGGACCGCTGTCATCGACCATCATAACTACGATATATCCGACCCCGGCCAG CACACGCTCATAGTCGCGGATGCCGAAAATCTCCTGAAGGCCCCCACCATTGTGGGGAAGGCAGCGCTGAACCCCATTCTTTTCCGAGGAGTTGG GATGGTGGCTGATCCTGACAACCCGCTGGTGCTGGACATCCTGACTGGCTCTTCCACCTCTTACTCCTTCTTCCCGGATAAGCCTATTACTCAG TACCCGCACGCAGTCGGGAAGAACACCCTTCTGATCGCGGGGCTCCAAGCCCGGAACAACGCCCGCGTTGTTTTCAGCGGCTCCTTGGATTTTTTCAGTGATGCCTTCTTCAATTCCGCCGTGCAGAAAGCTACCCCTGGCTCCAAGAG GTACTCGCAGACAGGTAATTACGAGCTGGCTGTCGCCTTGTCCCGCTGGGTGTTCAAGGAGGAGGGAGTGCTGCGCGTCGGAGCCGTGGCCCACCACCGCGTGGGGGAACTCGCGCCTCCCAACGCCTACACCGTCACTGACCTCGTG GAGTACAGCATTGTAATCGAAAAGCTTTCTGATGGCAAGTGGGTCCCGTTCGATGGAGACGATATTCAGCTGGAGTTCGTCCGCATCGATCCCTTCGTGCGGACCTTCCTGAAGCGGAACG GTGGCAAATACAGCGTGCAGTTCAAGCTGCCGGACGTCTACGGCGTGTTTCAGTTTAAAGTGGATTATAACCGCCTGGGTTATACCCACCTCTACTCCTCCACCCAG GTGTCCGTGCGTCCCCTCCAGCACACGCAGTATGAACGTTTCATCCCCTCGGCGTACCCGTACTACGCCGGCGCCTTCTCCATGATGGTTGGACTCTTCATGTTCAGCATCGTCTTCCTGCAcatgaaggagaaggagaaatccGACTGA